The Rhipicephalus sanguineus isolate Rsan-2018 chromosome 4, BIME_Rsan_1.4, whole genome shotgun sequence DNA window atagatagatagatagatagatagatagatagatagatagatagatagatagatagatagatagatagatagatagatagatagatagatagatagatagatagatagatagatagataggctcaaagtgccctgggttcgctaagaaatgcttcgcatttaaaaacacggTGGAAGCAGGAACTCAGCACCTCGAATTCGGCTGTGCGCACGCTTAGCAAGGCTTCCAGGGCCCGCGTTCGCCTGTGGTGGCAGAGCAACCACCGGGGAGACTCGACCATGAGGCAAACGGTGAGCAGGAGCAGGAGCAGCGCGGGCGGCGCGCAGCACAGCGCCAACCAGGACCAGTCGAGGAAGAGGCCGGCGGTGTGCGTATACAGCATGCCCAGTGTGACGACCAGGTGGTGCGTCGCTCCCTGTGCAGCGCAGACATGTAGGCAGGCTTGAAGCGGTGTCGTCTGTACTGGGTAGCTTCATTTGCCGCATTGTTTGATGCGGCGTGAAGGTGAGAAGAAAAGGGAAAGCAGGGGCTAACGAGACGCAGTATGGCACGCTTTCCTTCGAGTAATTAAATAAACGTCGACAGCAGAAAAAATGGCATCCGCCCAAGCAACCGCCTTCAGGCCATCTAAGGCTATAACGCATTTCACTTATCTTTATATTGTGAACATCAGAACGATAATTATTACCGAGGCTCCTTCTCGTTACCCGGCATGTTCTACACCCAATTTTGTCTTTCTCTCGAGTGTATGTGCCAATGCTCTCTAACAAAAAATAACGTATGAATGCTTTCGGAATGTTCAATTGTTGCAATTGCGTTGCGATTATGTTCGGTTGCTTTCTCGTGTGGCTGCAGTGTTTGATCTCCTCGTTTCTATTACTGATTCCTACGTTTATACTCTTACCAGCTTCTCATTCATTTGTGCCGCCATAAGTATCTTAATGGGTCACAGGTTGTAGAATATAAACTATTGAGGTGTTACAGACGAATTATTGCGCATTATACAGCTTGCAGGGGGCCCAGTGGTATGCACACCGCTGGTCAGCACAGACTATATGCGTAGGAAACAGGAATACTTCAGTAGAGTAATATGTTGAGAGGGCTCGTGCAAAGCTTACCATGGTATAGTGGCGCAATGTAAAATTGCTTtagggagaaagaagaagaccGCAAGGACACCTGGCGACCTTCACAATATTCCACTTAGAAGCGGAATGTTCTTAATACCAACCACAATCAAACTAAATGATTTGCTACTGCTCATATCAATGTATGTTCCTTATTGCTATTCTTGACGTGAACTTTCAACAGTGCACCGCGTCGCACACTAACCGAAAATCTCACTTAAGAAATGAGAATTTTGATCACAGTACGTGGCTATTTTAACACTCCTACCTTGTTTACACTATTCTAGCTTTCTTTCCCAGTCATGTTTCATGAGGTGATACATGCTTTACATGCATATCTCCCATTTAGCACACACAGTACCAGGCCATTACAGTAATAACAGTCAGTCCATGTCGCAGTAGCCCTTCGCTACTTTATATGGTTTTTATATACCCCCATTATTGATTTAATTAGGCATGTGGCCATTAAGCTATCTAAATCCTTGATTCCTCTAATGCCCTCACTTGTGTTTCGTCCTGGTGATCTTTCTAACACTAAGCCCCACAGGCCTGTCTCAAATGAAAATTCTCTGTTACCTAAATCATGGACGACACACTGCTGATTTTCCGGCTTGCTCGACTGGGAACACATTACCATGTCTTATCAAACGGTGTTCTCAAAGTTGCTTATTTAATAATGTTTCTGCTCACTTATCGCATTATTAGATTTATTTTCATTGCTTTAAGAACATTGCTCGTTGGTGTAGTTTTAGTTTACCTTTACTTTATTTTCTTGTTATTTTGCAACACAAGTTCTTCCTGTAATATTTTGTTATTGCTAAccaaccagggttgccaatggtggctacttttcgccaaattggcaaatttgagaggctcgtggcgacttaaattatgaatggcgacatggcgaatttttggcgattttcggcttatgcATCCTAAGCTTAGTGCTAGTGTGTGTATCTCCTCCATTCATCTAGACGCAGGAAGTACTGGAGCGTCCcttagcgacattctagcaaaatgtaagtcagcgaaCTGTTTTGCGCGTGCCGCGAGGCGGtggtgtttgactataagtttatggctttaggtgatttaggcttctctaaagtttcgtttctgaaggggctagacgacgggttagccgcgtgttccgaccatttgtcccgccaaagctccaactgttctgaatagcttggcgacttattcaatgttgcagtaccccctaattcagctcgtaaaaactgttttggaatagcgaagagagacGGATACGTgtctgtgcaataaaaaattatattCAGCCATTTTCCgctgctctcggtgagcgtgtccaatgaaaacaattgctatataacactTTACATTGTCTACCAGTTCATTtgtaacgcatcggattgacgcgtgtagatatgtgactataagaaagagtcggtggcgtccggtatcatattagttcacactgaaaaggtatGATCGGTCCCTGTAAAACGTCTGtcatgttaccttcaataaacctttcaatccttttaattcatataagggtatacataaaagctgtctacaaacaacgctttcacggtttgcGGCCAAGGTTTACCATAATTTTACCTCTGAAACTAGCGGACAGGGaaggaaggatatcatgagcgtttcattcattcaccgtTGCGCCGCAACGCACATCTTGTGGCTAGTCGGAGAATCAGGAGAACCAGCACCAAGcgctcccatggtgaagcgggcgatgcgaccagcattgagaaacgtcaatataatttaaagGTTTTTGATTTTACGGGGCTATACATAAGTGTAAATTTTTATCAATGGGTATgccacacatatctagaatggcgacttttttggcgaaatttgtaaaaaaaaatggcgacttttggcgactttttggtcgtcgtttggcgacatttactcgaaagtcagtggcaaccctgtaaCCAACTAACCATTCTTGGTAATCTTTCACTGCAGTTCCCCCTACAGCCTAGTGCTGTCGGACTTCCTCCTgtatgtttattctctgtgttGTACTTTACCAACATCTCAATAAGCTTCACATGACACGTACTTCGGAAGGCGTGCGTGGAACGATGAAACATTTCTCACCATTATATATATTTTCCGGCTATCAGTTAGTTTCTCTGTATGTGAATTAAAAGTTTAATCGCTGATACATCGGGCGAAATATTAGTATGAAGGCTCGTGCTGCAATTGGAAAATATGCAGCGTGTTTTAGACGATATAGATTTTTATAAGACATTATCTGACGGTCAGGCTCCTTTCGTTCTAACAAACAAATTCTTTGTCGAAGCAGAAATATTTTGCCCGAAATAAAATTGCACTTTCCTCTCCGCGCCTATACCCTTCGATAGCCCGCTATCTAAGGTTTCCAACGTCAAATTTAACCGCCCCTAGGAAAGCTTTCGGACAACTGACGTTATATATCATATAAAACAGGAAGTATTTTTCCCGTTTCGTTATTGCGTTTATTTTCTCCGCCGCGGAGGGAGCTTTGAAGTGCCATTTCACTCGAGTGGGTCGAGCGCTCGTAACTTCGAACATGGCTTCGACATCGCGCGCACCTGCCTCTCGGGAAACGGCaaatttcgacggattccaaCGAGTCATGAGTTAGAATTTTTTGATGATGACAGCAGCGGAGACTCGGAAGATGATTTTGACTCATCGGACTTCATCACAGAAAGCAAATGCGCGTCAAACAGCAGCGGAACGTCACTaggtatccgccggtaagtttcgttttTATCTCCGAAGCGAGTTGTGCCGAGATAATCGCCGATATAGGCAGCACAACTAACAAATATGCAGGATGCATACTCTCGAGCGACAAGTAGAACAGAAAACGAATGTTTTCTGCGAAACGCCCTGCGCAAACCTGTGCTTCACCGCATCACGTAACTGCACTGCCCGATGGCACGATAGCCACTAGGGCTAACGTTTTGTTTTTGTAGCTAAATATCGTCTACAGATAGAATGCTTTTACTTGCGGAGATACTGGATATGGCATTTTTGGTCAAAATGTATATTTCGAAATTTTTTCGTCTTCGTTTGGTGCAAAGCAGCACTGATGCTTTACAGAGTCTTCTCCTTTTTGTTAAAGTTTCCCTATTAAAGTATTTTTTGAAAATTGTTTAGTAATGTTTTTAAATTTAATAGTAGAAAGCACATTCGCTTTTCTACAAATTCATACCATATATTGTAGTATAAATATTTTTGTTTGGCAGTAGAAAATTGTTTAACAGAGTACCCAAAATTGGCCTATATATATTTTCCCTTAACAAAATCTTGTTAAGTATTTTTTTAATTATCGACGTGAGGGCGGTCATTTGCATTATGAATTTGCAGTATGTGTTAATGAAATTTTATAAATCACGAAAGTGCCACGTCTTTCCACATGTTCATGATGGAATTTCGAGGGCGACACCAAACCACCCGCTCTCGGCGAACAGGAGACGCCACCTCTCTTTCAATTACGACCGAAAATACATGTGACAAGGAAGTGCCGAAACTTGAATCAAGGCTCGCCGAACCAGAATCTGGACTGAAATACACAACTAGACATTTATTCGTTAGGCGCGATGTGTGGCGCCCATCTGTTTCTTTTTAAATAATAAACAGGCGCGAAAAGCTATTTCGCCCGTCTGCAAGAAAAAGCGCCGCAGTGGGTGCCCCCGAATTCTACACTTCAAAGAGAAataaaaggttgatattgcggttttcctGCATGCAGcccgaaagaaacagataaccAAATACCACATCATAAgataaggcgatccgctggcttTAGTGATATGACTTGCCGCTTTACACGAAAAGATACGGCCACGGTgagccttcattcaaatttcgtttCTTCCTTGTCACGAACAGTTCCAGtttgacgtaacagagtggtcgaGTTTCGTGCGCGACGGCCGTGATCAGTACCAATATCGGCCTTGAAATTCGATTACAAATATTTCGAATTGCGTGCAACTTTTGCGATTGCGAGAAAATGGGCATGGCATAAGTTGTCATGCACTACAACATTTTAATGTAACCAACCGCCAGCAAGTGAACGATTAAAAAGTTAATAAACGAGTCTTTATTGTTCGCAGCAGTGTCAGTTCAGCTGCGTCAAACCGTTTCCGTATAGGCGGAGAGTTTGTGTGCGGAAACGACAGCAGATTTACTGTCATAGGATGTTTCTAAAAAATATGCATTTTCTAAAAAGAAACGACACCGCAGAAACATTGTGCGCCTACTGGAACAACATTCGCCGCGCAGTCAATCGAAGACTCCTCGAAGACGCTTCGAACTTCTTCAAGGCCGCACAGACTATAATCTACTGGCTTTACCACTTCACTCATTCTTTTATTTGTATAGAAATGCGAACGTATGAAGTAATTAAGAAACTTCGTTACATTGTTTTCTAGCTGGTTCTCTGACGTTGCTGTTTGCATTACTTATAAGCATGCTTTTTTCCACTCCATCTAATGAAGCCGTAGGTCCTGGAAGCAGCTAACTAATTATACTACAtgccccgccagggtggtctagtggttatggcgctcgactgctgacccgaaggtcgcgggatcgaatcccggccgcggcggctgcattttcgatggaggcgaaaatgtctgaggcccgtgtacttagatttaggtgcacgttaaagaaccccaggtggtcgaaatttctggagccctccactacggcgtctctcataatcatatcgtggttttgggacgttaaaccccagatattattataattataCTACATGCCTTTCTGTGGACCACCAGATTTCATCCTCTTCgtttcttcatattttttttacGATTACGTGGTTGCTGCAACGTAGATTGTGCTGTCAGTGCGCACGAATAGCTACATACATTTCAAGACAATTTTCGTTTATGTTTGCACTCATTTGCAGCTGATTGTATTCGATCACATAATTTGGCGGGTGGCTATAAAAACTACAGCCGTCACAAATAAAGGGCCCTCGTTCTGGCAGCTTAAGTCTGGCATGTGTCTCGAATGCTAGGGGCTCTGCCCCTTCAACGCGATGCAGCAGTGAGACCGCAGATTCAGCGTAGTCAACTTACGTCCGTGCCGCGGTGCGCGATGAGAGACATTTCGGCTATGTGCGCAGGCACGACGAGCGAGACAAAGCCGGTGAAGAAGCCGTTGACGAAGCGTGCTACGAAGAAGAGGTACACGTCGTGCCCCAAGCCGATGCATAGCCAAGTGGCGAGCAGGCCGAGGGCCGAGGTCACGAAACTCCAGCGACGCCCGAATCGCTGCGTGAGAAGTGCCCCACCGAGGCAGCCGAACACcgctcccagggccatcagcgaGCCGAACCTGCAACCGCAGAAACAATATCATTCGTGCCCAAAAAAACGGAAACACAAACGACAGGCAAGTGCCAAATTTACCTGCCGAAAGTTCTGGGTTCGATCCCCACGGGCTGCGAGTTCTTTTAGTCgttctctttttttaatttctctTTATCGCATATTTACTGTACTTCAAGTGAATACTGCAAATAATgccccctgtgctttccttggcttcatcatTTGTCGGATTCATTAGATTCATTAGGTTGTCTCTAAGAAAGAATAGTTCTTGTCCAAAGAAGCAACAGAAGATGACCAAGGAACACTTATGTCTTCATGAGCAACGTGAGGTATtcggctagttggtttttcatgattataaaaaatgcgctacagttactgcgaaatacgaagttaggggggagacacgaaacgaagtggacaccaCAAGCGCGAGTGTCCCAAGCGCAAGCATTTCGCGTCTcccccctaacttcgtatttcgcagtaactgtagcgcagtttttataaTTACTTATGTCTTCATAGTTAAACAGCGAGCTCACGTGGCGCCGCGAGTAGCTGTGTTCTAACGACGGTAACGTTCACACGCCTACAAATCTCAACGCAACGACTAAAAATATCCTTTCCTTGTATGAAATTCTAAGTGAAATGTTTGGTCATGATTGTTCTGTGTGAGTGAGCGTGGGCATTCGCTCCCCGAGTGCTTAATGGATCGGTATTATAAGAAACAACAAGGCTGAGAAATACTTTGGTATATGAAATATTAAGGAATGTTATATGCTCACGTGTTCATTCCTGCCATCTGTGGCAGGAATGAGAAAAAATGCTGCAAGTGCCCTTTTGTGTAACCAAAGGTAATGAACTCCattttcttaacacgaaagtgttatatgccagggtccaccaggACGTCACTGACGTCCTTTCCGTCACGGAAgcgacgtcggtaaaatgcacttgaatgaaaaacacagaaaaaagttCAGGCACCTTCACACTAGTCGTACCAAGCCTAAAGGAACAGCGGATGCTGGGGGCCCTTTATAcagtttctttatattttttttctatctatctacatctatATATTTCTCTTTCACGTTGTATATTTCCTTCTATTATCCCTTTCTGGCTCCCTCTGTCTATTCCTCGTTTTCtatttgtttctatctctttctctgtctctctctctttctttctcttgctgtcTTGATCTGtgctttttctgtctctttttttgtgcctgttttttccatttctatctctgtctttctatatttttctgtctttcttagctttctttctctctatttatctctttcgcgttctttctatctcttaatTTCTCTTTCACTTCTttatctttccttttctctctgtaCACGTTTTCACGCCcctcagttattgcatcccacgcaggacaaatcggcgcacgtgttcagggagcGAAGAGGAGGAAAGAGCGTGCCGGCCGTTGACTTAAAGAGTGGCCACCTCATGCGTGCAGTTGGAGACTTTTTGCCGCTCATGAGGCCGTTGCTTCTGTTTCTTCGAGAAACCGAACTGAACGAGAAATCGTGACTGACAATGAATGAATTATGAAAACGATATTGTCGCAATGAAATGCGCACCGCAACAGTTCACAGGTAACGTTGGTGTGCCTTATATGAACGGCGCTATTGTCATTCACCACAGACTCCTCCACTCCTTCATGCGTGGCCCCTATTTCCCCTTCCCACGCACGTATCCAAGAGGAGACTTTCTTTGGTTAACGTCGCtgtctttcctctgtctctctctttcataCGCAAATGTATGGTGAGCCAACCCGACAAATGACCGCATCTTGATGACAGACGCGTGCAAGAAGGCGCCATGAGAGAAGCCTCGCAGCATTAATGTCGCCATGTAGGGTGAGGGGAGTTGGTGGGGTTCAAGCCCTccttcgaaatttttcagttttccaGGTGTACATATACAGACTCATTCAAACGCATGCTAGAACAAGCACGAATTGTGGTTCACTCCCCCACTCCCCGCAAGAAAAGTTccttatgcctatatggttaggtcgCGCACTTTCGaaggggacaaaagaaacagaaaggacacgacagtgtcgtgtcctttctgtttcttttgtccccttcgaaagtgcgctacctaaccctataggcataatgatcagtcaccaactagcccagctctcaacctcaTTGAAGAAAAGTTCCTAGTCGCGCATTGCTCTCCCTCCCCCACGCCATTTCCATTACCGCAATGGTTCTCGTTGCACACAGTATTTAAGGATAGATAAATCCCTGTTTCATTACCAGCATCATGACCATGTCGCATGCGATCGCAAAAAAAAACTGCTCATCGCGATGCGAGGACTGATGATGGGAGACAGCTGATTACTGTCGGCGGCATTGTGGCCCGAGTTGACCTGTTGAAGAACATTCCTTGCGATCAAGGATGTCTATGTTGCTGCGCGCCTTCCATCCTTCGTCGAAGGAGCGAAGGAAGGATTGTAGAGGAAGAGTACGAAACACAACGTGGATGCACCAGGACCAAGCGCCACGCATTTAAAACATTTATACCAAACCTCAATCTTCGATGAAAAGCACCAGATAGATGTTTGAGGCAATCGCTACGCCCACATCACTGAATCGAGCTAGAAGAATGGTGCTCCTCCTAAATTGGGTAGCTCTCCTTACCACTGCCAATCACAGTGGACTATTCCGATACGGCAGACAGCATCAAGCTAAGTGCAACTTCGTGAGCAGGTCAGGGTACGCAACTTTCCAATGCCCAATTTGGTCCCGGGAGCTGGAAAGTTCGAAGCAATTCCGCTTCACACATTTCACACACATTTCATTTATGTGTAGATTTCTTTTTTCAATAAAAGCATTAGTGACTCTCTCCAACCATGTCCTATCATGGCTTAAAAGTTTGAAGATGGAATTGCGCAGCATGGTTTCCGCGATCGCATTCCGCGAAGTTTTTCTTGTTGGCTTCTTGAGATGAGAACTGCGCAGCGGCGAGTCATACAACAGGAAacagttgtcttaggcgaattcatgaAGGAGTGCTTGACTTTTTAAAGTATGACAATCTGTGGTTCTTCCCTGTGCATGGtacaaaaaagaaagtaaagctgctgcgggggctagttggtgcgaatgcaTGGCTTTCTCGCGCTGCCAGGTACCGGAAGAATTGacacagaaaaaatcacagcatatccacggagtgaatgatgatgagtgggcgaagctgcggaggttcatcggtaaaccgtgaatcttccgtgaattctgcccagtacatcatcaccgacgtgagatcgggcgcgtttatactaaaggttcgatgagttatgacgacttgcagctcactttaattttacatgtacgctgtgaattttcattgtttagaaaaccattgctttagaaaacatctggcgtctttcgtaagcagctggcgtcttttcgttttgctttagaaacatctggcgttctttcgttttgcttttagagaacatctggcgtttttcgttggtttatttcatcaatcaacggcgttttgaacaaaatttttattgtttaatcacgcacaggagaaatcgcaccaggcactaccttggaggtaaacaatggctgctaatgggaatgagacagaagaagtcggcttttagctaacacttacacttctactaacgtttcctactggaacatgccaatggctgctaatggggaatgagagacagaagaattcggcttttaattaacgcgcacgctgcgaattttttattgttcaacaacgcacaggaaaaatctcccaccggcaccaccttggaggtcaacatctggtactagcattacgactggttacgcactcctacgactacgagggacgaacgggtgccgccttaaggagcttcgcctctaaaaggcTTCGAAAACGATCCCTCCGTAATGTGCATTCTGCTGGGGTGGGTAGCCATTTCACCATAATAGTGATTGTTGTTAAGGGGCGCTTTTACGCAACTCGGAGCTGCACTCAGCCCCCGCAGCGGGCATGCGCCATCAGTAAAGAAAGACTTAACGAAAAGAATTCgaagagaaaaattacaccatctcccgctaaagggaaccatgtatgaatgcgaagcagcggggagatggttagcttgagtgggagatggtgtaatttttttttcttgcgttctcgagcctgtgccttcctctggcgtcgAATCAGCACtatcttccagtctccatccagctcccgctgcgtggaactgccggcgtccgaggtattcgactcccgcaaagtcgcaagatcatgtgcgtctgcgcATCTGCAGTCCATAGCATTGGTGTCGTCGTgtgattcttcagcgagggaaggagagcacgagggCCCACGTCTAGATCCACAAAAATATGGAACGACATACCAACTGAGGGAAAGCAGAGCAATAACGTATCACACTGGTTAAAAAAGTACTATCAACAGCAAATGTAATGTGTATAGAAACTTATGTCACGTGCGCAACCTGTAGAtacttatgttttcttttttctttcttttctctttcaatgCTGTTAAGCTTACCACATTTAAGTTATAAACGACATGTTGTCTGTTGTTCTGTACCATGTATTCTTTGCCTATACCATATATTTTTGTCtgttatgtatatatgtgtgtatatatatatgtatatatatatatatatatatatatattttaatctGCTATTTCTAATTTTTTTCTATGTAGTTGTCATTGACGGTCGAAACTGTCAATTACATGTTTGTAATGAACATTTCtgtaattacatgtctgtaaatgaccccaatactagccttcggctaaggggtcatacagtgtttgcaatcaatatgtatttatttcatgtgaataaacttcaaacttcaaacttcaagcagaggcggccatcggccgctcgtgccacgtcaagacgccggaggcgtcgctgctgcctactcgtagCAGGagtgaatgaggcgcgcgagagggggagtgggagtggaaagggggagagggggacagggggagtggaaaggaggtacctgaggaggaggtgtgtggagagggtctgcgcatgcgcagtaagtgtggtcaagccgcacaccaccaccactactggATTGAACTCccccataagatgcttcacatctaataatctTTCCTTTAGCTTTCCTCGATAGCTTTTTTTAAGGAAAGCTATCTCGTGGCGCCAACAACTCGATTGCTTTCCtttagatgcttcgcatctaaaagaaagctATCGAGTTGTTGAATTTAGATGATGCTGCATGACGAGCCCTAATAATAATTTATTGGGGCTgacgcgccaaaaccacgttatgatcaGGAGGCACGCCTCAGAGGAGTACTCCGGAAATTCCGACgttctggtgttcttcaacgtacaatgacatcgcacggtacgcgggcctctagcatttcgcctcca harbors:
- the LOC119391669 gene encoding solute carrier family 2, facilitated glucose transporter member 8-like, with amino-acid sequence MPLMSLVPCWVGSLCVGTALGYSNTAMAGMNTFGSLMALGAVFGCLGGALLTQRFGRRWSFVTSALGLLATWLCIGLGHDVYLFFVARFVNGFFTGFVSLVVPAHIAEMSLIAHRGTDGATHHLVVTLGMLYTHTAGLFLDWSWLALCCAPPALLLLLLTVCLMVESPRWLLCHHRRTRALEALLSVRTAEFEATTEVEFEAIAAIFPRFKTPPAHYMLAVLVMGAQQLSGINCVLLSATNLVPREESMNSITVLALIQADVNMTEADKIAHILKGIADDAFNLLIVKDCTTVDAVVKECQRFEQAKSRHISRQFVRLPNAAAL